A region of the Apium graveolens cultivar Ventura chromosome 6, ASM990537v1, whole genome shotgun sequence genome:
AGGAGATTGGACTCTCTCATCATACCAAGCAGGGTTAGGCAAAAAAATGAATAAATGCTAGTAGggaattaaactaataataaaAAATTGAATTGACAATTAAGTTAGCTGAAAAAGATAAAAATCTTGGACAAAAGctatttttcatttttctttcaaaaaaagaataagaaaaaaaaataaaaaaactacaaGGGAATAATTCTTGTATATGCATaatacaaattaaatataataattacttAATTTTAGGTGAAATCTTAATAAAGTAATATAAATAATTACTAAATGCATGGTATGTTTGAAGATTATGATATTAAAAATCTATTATGAAAAAAGATGTCATTTTCTCAAatatcaaatataatatatgtgtgtctttatagtaaataatatatgttctttaaatcaaaatcaaaaaagaTTGTATGACAAAAAGTGCATGCCTAATTTATCACATCTCTTTCAGAACTAGTTGGCATGGTGGCAAGTAGAAGTGGCCAAACAAGAGGGCCGGATGAGCCGTTCCGGTTTGCTATCGGGCTAGTTTGGCTAACTCAGCACTCGTGAATAACATGTATATTTTGGAAAGCAGTGCCGAGTTCGGGCCGAATGAAGATAAGTAAGTTCATGTATGGCACGCGAGTTTAAAGAGATAGTAGAGTTACAAGATTTGCAAAATTGTTGTTGGCAGACATGCGCATGTGGGACTCAGCCCGGCTATCCCTGGGCGGGGAGAGCCGAGGCGAGTTAGGCTttgtttctttttaatttttatcTTATCCCATCCGTACCTAAGTCATGCAATGTTGAAAACTCATGTTTCAGTTTCAATATTATTAACATTATATTTATGTGTAGTGTGTTGACTGAGCAAGGAACATCGAATGATTAAGAATTGTTGGATTGGCCAAATATATATATTagaaatttaattattatttataaaactTTTTTATGAATAATTTTCTTTCCCTTCGCCATTTcaatataataattattattatataggagttgaatattgttgttctaggaaaaatattttaagtcagatatcgacaagtcatagatcaagaaatatcgagaagtatgtcgagaagtctaaaatgacttgtagagaagtcccaagaaatatcaataagtcaaatcctcatgtagagaactggagatatcgacaagtcaaaaattttatgtagagaactggagataccGACAAGTCAAAAAGCTTATGTAGGggactagagatatcgacaagttcttctacttgtagagaactagagacctcgacaagtcaaaagccatgtagagaacttgagatatcgataagtcattttacttattgATATGTGATATCCCTACACAACAAAAGAGGTCTAGACAAAAACCCCATAATTAAGAATACAGACaatttgaagatccaagattaccagtcaacaaacaattctatcactgtattggaaagcctacaaatgcagcttgaagaatacgagaTCAATGgccactacgccataagtgctcAAATGCTATGCTCTTCTGTTGTTGCCTTATGTCAAAAAAGCGTTGCATTTTCAATAATGCAATGCCAAGGGGCGTTACATCTGCGGCCGTTGCATTAGAGGCCTAATGCAACGCTTTTTGGGGGTCTACAGCAACACCAATAAGCATTGCCTAATAGATGTAATGCAACAGTATATATATCAAATGCAACACCAAAAAGCGTTGGCTCTGACATAAGCTGGTTCTAAGACTCCATGTGTGGGGCCCACATTAAGGCCACGTCAGCACGTGACACGTGGATGCCACGTCAGCAGTGGGCCCCACACAAGCACCACGTTAGTAGGGGCCCCACTAAAAATTCCACGTAAGCATTGGGGCCCACATGCCACGTCAGCAGCGGTCCACATGCCACGTCACTGGTATGTAATGCAACGCTTTTTATCAACTTTTAGGACAATCGAACATAATTAAAAGCAACGCTTATATAGCTAATGCAACACCACAATATATGGTAAAAACATTACTATTACTTTATATTGCAACACCCAAATATCAAATGCAACGCTTTAATTAAAATTTTTGCAAGATAATATTTCATAATTACAGAAGCCCATGAAAATTATCCTAATAACCATTCAACAATTTCTACTAGCCATCCAAAATATCATCCAACAACCCCATTACAAGTGTCATCCACAAAATACATCCAACAACCCCAACATCATACTAACTACAAAAATCATTACAAGTTCTTCGATGTGCCAAAAAGATACTATTACAATTGAAGTTAAAGCTATTACAATTGGTGGGGCATCAACTGcccactacaagaaaaacagTTTCCGACAACACTAATTAGACAATAGCTGACAAAAGAACCGTTATCCCAAAATAACAGACAATGGTTTTATTTTGCCCTCCTACAACCATTGTCTAACCTAAGGTTCATACAACGGTTTTGTGAACCGTTgtaaaaaaatcacaaaaaacTGGAGTTTGCACAACAGTTTTTTGAAACCATTGTCTTCATATGCTTCACACAACGGGATTAGTAACTGTTATAAAATGTTAGACAACGGTTTTTCAAATCTATTGTTAATCCATCTCTATAACAACGGTctaaaaaactgttgtcttttgaaTGTAAAACGACAATAGTTTATGAAGCTGTTGTCTAAGCGATCCCGAGATAACAGTTAATTTAGAAGTCTATCTGTTGGATATTTACCTTTCAGACAAGTGTTTATGAAAAGTCTCGTCTTATTATACATCAAACAACGATTCTTAAATAAGGTTCAAACGACGGTTCTAACAAGACAATAACCGTTGTCTATTAATGGGAAAACGTGGCACCATCTGATTGGTTGAAAATATTTCTCCCGGATCGCTTAGTTGGCAAAATCTCACCCATTGATTGACTTCACCTAGATCACTTAGTTGGCACAATAAGAGCCCTTGATTTTCTGATGGTGtcacacaacagttttttaacaacagtttttttaaaaaactgttgtgtgatatcgaatttttaaattttaaaaattattttttagacAATTCAATCGTATGGATATTAAAGTATATAGATTTTAGTAgtatgaaaaattataaaaacaattcaAACTAATATTGAATGATTTTATAAGGATAATTCGGTAAGAGTACTATTACCCTAAACGAGATTATTTCCCAAAtaacaaaataatttattaaaattattttttagacgatccaaccgcaTGAATGTTACATTATATTtattttagtcatgtgaaaaaattataaaaaaataaaacttatcttgcgtgactttataaggaaaattcCGGTAAAAGTACTATTCCCTATAATGAGATTCCTTCCCTAtcaacaaaataattttttaaaataattttttgaacaatccaaccgtacggatgttaaagtatatagattttagtcatatgaaaaaattataaaaaaaattcaaacttatattgtatgactttataaggaaattTCGGTAAAAGTACTATTACCCTCGACGAGACTCTTTCCCgaataacaaaattatttttttaaattatttttagacgatccaaccgtacggatgttaaagtatatagattttagtcatatgaaaaaattatatataaaaaataaacttattttGCAAGACTTTATAAGAAAATTTTGGTAAAAGTACTATTCCCTATAAGATTCGTTCCCGATcaacaaaatattttttttaatgattttttgaacgatccaaccgtaccgatgttaaagtatatagattttattcgtatgaaaaaattataaaaaaattcaaactTATAATAgtatgactttataaggaaattTCGGTAAAACTACTATTACCCTAAACTAGATTCTTTGCCAAATAACAAAATactttattaaaattattttttagacgatccaaccacatgaatgttaaaaattatatttattttagtcatgtgaaaaaattatagaaaaataaaacttatcttgcatgactttataaggaaaatcctgtaaaagtactATTCCCTATAATGAGATTCGTTCCTGATCAACAAAATAAtctttttaaatgattttttgaacgatccaaccgtacggatgttaaagtatatagattttagtcatatgaaaaaattataaaaaaaattcaaacttATATTctatgactttataaggaaattTCGGTAAAAGTACTATTACCCTCAACGAGATTCTTTCCCgaataacaaaattattttttagacgattcaaccgtacggatgttaaagtTTATAGATAATAGTCATatcaaaaattataataaaattaaatttatgTTGCATGACTTTGTAAGGAAAATTTGGTTAAAGTACTATTATCCTCAACGAGATTCTTTCCCGAAtaacaaaattatattttaaaattattttttagatgatccaaccgtatgaatgttaaagtatatagattttagtcatatgaaaaaattataaaaaaaataaacttatcttgcatgactttataaggaaattTCGGTAAAAGTACTATTCCCTATAATGAGATTTGTTCCCGATcaacaaatatttttttaaataattttttgaacgatccaactgtacggatgttaaagtttataaattttagtcatatgaaaaaaatattaaaaaaatttaaacttATCTTGAATGATTCTATTGGGAAAATTTGGTAAAATGACTAATATTTACATGAGACTCGTTTACGATTGTTATTATTTACATATTAAGACATATTGATTCTAGTAAAAGAAACAAATTGAAAATTCATTTAAATTACATTGATATACATAaatatagttaaaataataacaattttatcatttgtatataataaataaattatttccCTCGTATTTTTTAAACCCCTTTTTCATTTCCCTCTTCTCCAATTTTTGTTTTCCCCTTGGTCCAACTTTTATTTCCCCCCCAATATGTGCTGGGTTTGTTCCACTTTTCCCAATAACATCTGTAAGTTTTTATTAGTTCTCAGTCCCACTCTTTCATCTTATTGTCTCGATCCCCAATTCTCTCGCCATCACCTATCTCTACCATTATAACCCTAATTTTCTAATGACCTCTCACAATCCAAATCTGAAACCAAATTCAAACACTAAACACTAATCGTGGCTTGATTTATCCAGTTCATGTTTTGATTATACAATACAATCAGTCAATTAATCCAACAAAGAACATGGCCTTTCTCAATTAAAGCACTCCATTTTTTCATTCAAATTATAAGGTATTACATGTTCTCACTTTGGAATTTTTGGTATTTAAATTAATTTCTCGGTTATTTGTGCAAAGGTTCTGATTTCTGATGTTGAGGCTACGTTCTCAACTCTCGGTGTCTCCATGATTTTTATAGCCACGGGTCAGGACCCTGCTCAAAACATAGAGAGTTCTTAATTTTTGAGACACGGGTCACGATTCCATCAATTAAGGTCCATTTGTTAGTTAAGAGTGCATTATAATTATCTTTATTCCATCTAGGCTCGAAGTATAATATTATAATATGGTAACTCATTATTATTGTAAAGCAGTTGTTTTCTAGTCTATAAATGTTTAGTCATTGGTAAAGGGGATGGAAACGTTTAAAATGCCTGCCATTGACCATTTTTGTCAAAGCTTAAAACTGTATAATCATTTTTAGTCACAACCTTTTCACAGTCATTTGTTGTATGACTTCAGCTAATGTGTGTGTTATCTGTTCTAGGTTGGTATATTTAACGTCTCAGTCTGCTTGCTTGAACCTACTAGATTCTCCTAGTCCGGTTTTAGCTAGTGAACTCTTAGTAATGTCAGCCATTTCGGCTGGGCAAATTGTTAAGAGTCATATGAAATGTGATTAATCAAACAGAGTTTTGGCCACAATTGCTTTCCAGAATTAAAGATCTCACTTCTCTCGCATAGGAACGAGATTAAAATATCAAAAAATGTATTTCAGTTGTAAGTCATATATCATTATCTTTTGTTTGCTGTTGTTTTCAGTTTGTAAATTACCATAAGCAAAAATTGATGTTTATTTTTAAGTCTTGCTTCTTAGTTGCACAATTGGAATACACGACCTCatttgatgctctactcaattCTGGTATGCAATTGTTCTGTTTGAGTTTTAGTCATTTTTTCATGTTTTGTGAAGTCTAAATGGGAAGGATTTAGTTGTTTGTCTTTTTATTGAGGACTTGTACTATATACATTTCTGCTGCCTTTTGTTGTGTTCCTCACTTCTCCACCTGGAAAGTCTATAGGTGTCAAGTCTATGGGAAAACAATTGATAAATTGTTTGTGAGTAATTCACAACTTACCATTTTGTTGGCTTATGCAGAAAACTAACCCAGTGGCAACTGATATTTTCTCTCTTATGTCTAGATATGAAGTCATGCATGCTGGGTATGTTCACATTAATAATATCATCGAACCATTCACCCCTCCCCCAATAGACACACATAGAAATTTATTTACCTTGTTTTCTTGATCTAGTGGTACGCCTTGTATAATAAAATGCTTCTACTGTGTTCtattgccaacataaggaaatCTGATGGACATGAAAATTGTGCAAAAAAACATGTATTGCTACTGAGTAATGTCAAAGTAGAAATTATTGGCATCTTAAAATGATTATATTTGTCGTTAAAATAAAAGTTGTCTTTGATAAAAGTCTTCCATTACTCCAACATTTAAAAAATTTCATTCTATGAATATTTAGTTTTGGTTGTAAGCTATTGCGTAGTCCGTTTTGGTTGTAAGCTATTGCGTAGTCCAATCAACATGTTGCTTATCTTTTGGTTTATTGATCATTTCCCCGATGTTTATAAGGTGATGTATCTTAAAAAGATCTTCACTTTCTCTCTGCATTGTGTACTAGGTCAATTTATCTCTTCAATATGGATGATTGATATTATGGAACAAACACTCTTGGTGGTGGGACGGTGCGGTATTGCAGTGTGCAGGGACTGGGAAAGCTAGGAGATGAGAGGATAGTTGCTGTGAAGAAATTGGCTATAGAgaagtttttttattttatttaagaacACTTTTGTAAATTCTGCGTATGAAATTATCAAACCGTTGTGTATAAGAAATAACATTGTAGTTTTTAGTTTTCTAAATTGTTGTCCAATGTTAATAATATATGCTTTCTCAGCAATACAAACTTGTCAAAAACTTGTAATAATATGTTCCATCCAATAGTTTTGTTAGTTTAAATTATTGTAGTAGGACCATTCACACAATTCTTTTAGACAATAGAATCGTTGTGCTCATTTATTTCAGACAATGAATTGGATTTTAGAGACTATTGAGTATACTAATCTATGACAACACATTATTCTGTAAAAACCGTTGTGTTAAGAGAGATTAACCATTAATAACCACTTAATAAATACTTGACTAAATAAAAGTCTTACAATAGTCCATTAAACTAAACCATTTTATATATTAACCTTCGAACAACTGTTTTATATACACTTGATGTAGTCTTGATGAAGACAGACAACAGATTGGTACCGTTGTCTGATACGCGTATCAGACGACGCCTCAATACTCAACAATATTGAGGGGTATTAGACAACGGTTTAAAACCGTTGTGTCATCCTGTTTTTCTTGTAGTGGCCCTTAATGTAAGAAACTATTCTGCTGGTACACGAATTGGTGAATCCTGCAAATCAGAAGTAAGACAAAGGTTTCAATAATATCACTGTATCATCTCTAATTAAACAGTATGATTTTTCAAGCACATACTAAACTTTCCTCGAGCCATCTAAATAAAAGATGAAAATAATATAGATATCAAAAGGGAACACCGAAAGTAACTGATCCTCAGACCTGACATTGAAATTCAATATAAAAACTTACCCTTTTCTCTCCGCAACAAACTTAGTTGCTTCTTTAGATTACAAACTTCCATATCCTGATAAAATAATGCACTCACATTTAACATAGGGAAGGTCTAGAACATAGGTAAACTGCAACTCAAAGGAAAAAGTACCATGTTTTCAACTCCGGCATCATGAAGTTGGGCTTTCTTTGTTATGTTTTGAACTTGCTGATTATCCAGCAACGACTAGTATTAAAAAGGAAAGGAATACATTTTACTATGCATTCTGATAACAGGAAGCTTGTAAAAGCCAGGAGTAGTCAGTACCGCATAACCAGTCATGTCTAACTTGAGTCCCAATAGATTACGTAGGACATCATGTGTCATACTTTCTGGCAATAGCTAATCTTGTGTTCAACATGAATATCTAGGAAAAAAACAAAAGCACAATTAAGATAAATTATGATCATTTGTTGCGAGATCAAAGGAAGTGCAGAAAAGCTTCTATGCTTATTCATCAACCTACCTCTTTCTGTCTACTGGCTGCCAAGGCCTCTAGctcttcaatacgaagtctgcCAGCAGTAAGCTCATCGTCATCCCTTTCCGATTTCATCTGTTGTACAAAGCCCAACCCAATGCATTTAAAGGGGGAACCAGAACCCCTCGGACTTAAACCAGTTCTTTCTAATTTTTTAGATGATGAATTTATGCTAGGAGGAGCAGAACTTATGCTATTAGCTGATGAAAAGCCCTATGTCTTTACTTGTTCAGCCATGACTTCTAGTGCTTTGAACTATTCCCCAAATTACAAAGTATTAAACTAAAAATACATGGAATCGTTTagcaaaataaattaaattatggAATCTTTGTGTTCCCTTAAAGTACTACATAAATTGGACTTGTAGAATGACACTAACCGGGTTCCTTTTCCCCACCTGGTTACACAGTGTCACAAGTCATTGATTAAAATTTACACTCTCCACTTCACCCTCCTCGAGTTCAACATTTTGCTACCTGGGATTATTTTTCCAATGAATAATGATTTTAGGGTGATCCAGAAGATTACAAAACCAAGAGAGTTTTAGTGGAATGAGTTTCTAGGTAGTACAATACAAAAACTCCACGTACAGAACAAAAAGGCAATAAACTGAAATTAATCATGGATCGTTAACAATGCAGTAAGAAACACATAAATTTGCGCATCAGTGAACATGAAGATACAAGGCTCAGAAACTAGCTCAGAAACTAAATTAATCGGACTTCAGTACCAAAATCAACACGCCTGGTATCAAAGCTTTTTACCTTGTATGATACAAGTTGTATCTATAACAGAGCAGCAGGCTATCATTTCACCACCAGAAAAGACTGCAACTGGAGAACAATAAGCATGCATGTTATTTGGTTATTAAAGGAGCTATGAATTGCTACAAACTTTAAAAATAATATGCTAATTAAGTTCTAGTAAATATAAATAGGCATTTGGTAGCAGGACACAATTTACAAACTACAACGCTACTTTTACAGTGATTCGCAGTTAGTGACCAGGCTATGCTAATCAAATTGCAAAATACTTCAAAATTAAATCCTTAGAGACCTTAGATTAAGATGCAGCTTTCTGTTAGCGATATGGCACAGAAGGCCCTACAAAAAAATACCGAGAAAAAACTGGTGTAAAACTTGATTCTGAGAGACTGTACAGTAAGATGCAACTTTATGTTAGCAATATGACACATAAGGCCCTGCAAAAAATTATTGAGAAGAGACTGGTGTAGAACTTGATCCAGGTTCATCTCCAAGCTGGTGGTATTGTCTTTTATAATATGAAGCTATTCTTCCTGAATTCCATCTGGTATTGTTGGCATAAGGTTCGCTCCAAACTAACATAAAGCCTTAAACTAACAAAGCATTCACATACAGACAATAACTAACAAAATTACAAAATAATATAACAAATAATCTCAGAAAAAGCAGTTGCAGGAGCAATGAGTGCAGCTACAAGTAAACATAATAAAACATCCCAAACATATCAAAATCAAACATCAAACACAAACATATCAAAATCAAACCCTAAATCGAATTACCCTAAATCAACAAAATCCTAAATGGAAAATAGGTAGAAATTACTTGCAAAAGCCCCAATGCAAGCAAAACCAAAAGCCCCCGAGTAGAAATTTGAAGAAATTATAGCAGAAAATGAAAAACCAAATGAGAGTTTGAGagtttgaaaatgaaaaattaAGCAGAAATTAGAGCATTTGAGAGTTTGAAATTAAGCAGAAACAGAGCTACAGAAATTAGAAGCAGAAACATGTATCTGTGTATGAGAGCATTACAGTCGAAAGTTTGACAAGGGGTGAAATTTTGAGAAGGGGGAAATTTTGGCCGCCCAAAATTTTAGCCTCGGTAGTATAAACATGTATCTGTGTCTGATtattttttcatttaatttatttatttactgTTTAGTTTAAGTATAAGGCATGCAAATAAAAACACACCAACTAAGTTGGTGCAGTGGTTGTGAACCACACCAATGGTTGTGAACCACTTTGTTTAAGTGGGAGGTCTTGGGTTCAATTCCCTTGGCTAGCCAACCTTCTTGACaaatttttgttaataatattaAGTGAGGTCATGTGTAACTCACATTATACGGAAGCACTCTCTGACCGATCAGACAGTGCTTCTGACCCGTCAGAGAGTGCTTCCGGATAAAATGGGTACCCACAAGTCCGCCCAAATCCCCtttttttgtattttatattttattaaaatataaaaaaaatattttgcattttttattttaattgaatataagaatataaatttattaattaaaatattttatatatatttttttttaagtCGAAGGTCTTGAGTTCGATTCTCTGATCCCACAAAGTGGGGTCCATCTGTGCATGGGTCCCACGGTTCTCCTGGATTGAAtgttgttattcccagtggactaacaatgagatttacagaaggggggttggatgtaaatctcaaaactttttcaagttttgagcagtttctaaggctaagtatttgagtgatcaaatgtgtgtgaattgcttgaagcagatgcagacagatatatattcaaacacaaatgtaatgagcacaaagaacttaaaaacttttctggtggatttgttgttccaccagagatgtgttatttcagaaaatctgtgattcaaagaattaaatcacagctgcttcctagtacaaactagatgattttctcttttgatatttctaaacagctcaggaaaattcatatctaattactagctgctacttggtttatatatcaccaagtttacaagtgaagacaaactgtaaaatacaattgaaaagattcttcacatgtttcttcttcatttctctatccaatgcaatctaggataatctgtaaatctttgaatacttccttgtttgcatcagaatggaaatgctgcattttctcgattcctcctagaggcttccacattccagtatgtctctgtcaacccatgtgcctctgtcagcttgtgaattgtcactatcaactgctaatgaactaagcatccgttgaagctttcatccgttgatgccttatccgttgaggctttatccgttgaagctttatccgttgatgtattatcagttgaagtctttatctgttgaagcacttatccgttgatggatattatccgttgaagcaatagagacatccgttgaagctttgtttcttatccgttgaaggtcttcaatatccgttgacacttcttcacttatacaaaattacaaggcatgaaatatttacaattagccctcctatttgtacatccattagtagtcaacatgactgattatttcctaacaacatctaagaattacagcttgaaaccagagagtgaaatgtgctacaatactaaacttattgctaagtacagctactccttcaacggatagccaagatggttttatccgttgaggctacaaacactagatttctacttaagtgtttttcttaactc
Encoded here:
- the LOC141668897 gene encoding kinesin-like protein KIN-12C encodes the protein MTHDVLRNLLGLKLDMTGYASLLDNQQVQNITKKAQLHDAGVENMDMEVCNLKKQLSLLRREKGFTNSCTSRIVSYIKGHYKKNRMTQRF